The region GGACTGGTTCGTACGGAAACCCGTAATTATTCGGACCGAACcgggccggttcaaacccgcacaattTATTAGATCAATCGAGCCGGTTACGAATATAATACTGAAGAACCGGGACCGGCCCGCACAGCCCGCACAGGCTCGTCAAATACACCGGTGGTTTCTTCGACTCCGGTGAGATTCCGGCACAACTCCAACCGTCCAATCGGGACTAAAACGAGTCGTTTGAACTCGTTTATTTCGTCTAATCAACAACAACATGCCCCCAACCACCCGATTAAGCTAACCACGACTGTATTCATGCGATAACTCACGAGTTCGAGCCATGTCGCCATGGAATCCGGCGATGTTCAAGCTTTTTTCTGGCGAAATTCGATTTGCATAACAACAGAACCAAATTCAACGTGCTATATGGGTAATTAAAGTCCCGAACATATAGAATCAAACCCGCCCAGGCTCGCGGGCTCGCGAGCTCATTGACGACTCACGAGTCGAATCCGGTTCTCCTTTTCACGGTTCAAACCCGGCCCGAGCCCGATTCGTTACCTGATAGTGTCGGTTCAGTGCCTGGGATCAGTGAACCGAACCCGCCGGCAGCCCGGCCCGAACCGCCCGGACCGCCCAACTGGCCACCACTACCCCGGATCCAGAACGTTCCTACGGTCCGGATttgcccctaaccccggggtcaaatgggaatgagactccggggttgacttggttagtcctGTGAGTTAACTCCAAGGTGGGACTCCTTGAAGTACTTTGAAACAAATGATAGCCTATAATAATACAGGCCCAATAACAGAGGCCCGGAAAGTACTCAGCCATAACCTTGAAGGGCCCAGGACGCGTGGCAACATCACCATCGTCCAGGTACCCCGGATCCAGAACGTTCCTACGGTCCGGATTTGGTAGTACCCTGACGCATCCCAGGCGTCCATATCCCCTATAGTCCAAAAAGCACACCTACGGTCCAGATTaaaaggtacaaacccctaaaccctagtaggGGGCCTATAAAAGGGAGGACAGAAGGAAGGTTACAGGTTACATACTCTCTCTCTCACATATACTTACATACACCCACGTACATACCATAAATATACTCGCATAATTCCTGTTTTTCCCCTCTTCTCCTTAAAACCCTTTCTcattctcacgccggaggtgccgcggggatgCCACCCCCCTCtggttctgttttgtaggttcccaccctacTGCTACACCGCACGACGCTGCCATTTCCATCCAAAAGGCGTTTGAATCCGGGCCCGTCAAGGAGAAGGTACCCAGGGTGATTTGGgattatcattggcgctagaaggaggggccgAACCTCCATCCAATGGTGTTCATATCCGCAACTTTAACCCCACCCAGCAGCTGGGAATACCATCCCCCCAGTAAGAACGCCACTCCCAATCTCTTAGATCTattttttacaagttatattactTTGAGTTTGTAGTACTATTGAATAACCATGACTACGAGAAAGAGCAAAGCGGCCATTTCTGCCTTTTTCTTTCCGCCTCCGCCCCAACCCAGGGATGGAGATATGGAAGATCTAGACGAAGGGCCCCCCATAACCCAGACTCCATCTCAAAATCTCCAACCAGGAGACCAGAGAATAATTATCGAAAAAGCTGCCCATAAGCACACCGGGACTCCCGCCAACCCCTGGGGAAGCATGACCCCGGAACAGATACAGGCGGCGATGGACCTGTGAAAGGAAAAACATGATGCCGAACCTGAGACCCGCCCAGGGGATCAGCGAGAACGGTCCGGTGAACGGTCCGGAGAATCCCGGGGATCCGTCTTTGACCGGATTGCAAAGAACTTAAAGAAACCACCAGAGGATGCCAGAGATGAAATAAAGAGAGCTGCCCTCCGTGAGAGAATCCGGAAAGAAGAAGAGGCCAAAGCCCAGGAAGCTATCGAAAAGAGAGTCCGGGAAGAAGAAGCAAAGGTAAAAAGAAAGGCACACCGGATTCATGTTTCTTCCGACTCGGAGCTAGAAAAGGAATCCAAGCAAGAACAAATGGCTCGGGCCCTTCAGGACCTTAAAAGAAAAGTAGAAGGCGACATGGAAGTAGGAGCGGCAGCCACCCCGTTCACCAAGAAGTTGAAATCTACTCCCAGAGAATCAGGGCTGAAGCACTTCAATTTTGACTCTTTTGATGGATTAGCTAACCCCGAGGAGCATCTGAACTATTTCGAGCAAATATCTAATATTTATGATTACAGTAACCTAACCAGATGCCGATTCTTCGCATCAACGTTGAAGGGGGGAGCTCAGAAATGGTTCAGCCGCATTCCATCCTAGAGTGTGGACTCTTGGAAAGACTTCCGCGAGATATTTTTGAAAAGATTCAGGGCCAACCGGATGAACGAACTGCAAATGTGTCATTTGGAAACAATCCAGCAAAGAAGCAAGGAGTCCCTCCCGGAATTCATCAAAAGATTACAAGAAGCAGTTAACCAACTCTCCAATTGGAAGAAAAAGAGGCAGTGAACATTTTTCGAAGGAACTTGCACCTGATATCCTGCGAAGGCTATGTTAAAGACTTGATTCATAGAGAGCCCCAGAGCCTAGCATCAGCATACGCGTTGGCGTCAAAGTTCATAAAGGACAATGATTTCCTCAAGTCAATGAAGATGAATAGGAGAATACATGATGATGATGAGTCTCCGGAGCGACGCTCGTCATCCCGGAGAGACAAAAGATACAAGCTTGACAGGCAAGCCAACTACATTCAGCAGTCTCGGGGAACCCCACCCCGGGAGACGTACGCCGAATCAAGAAAGAATGAAAGGAAACCCAAGACCAAAAAAGAACCCAAGCCGGAACCGGAGTGGACACCCCTCAACAGGCCCCGGGCCGACATTTTGCGCGAAGTTAAGGGCAAGCCGTTTTATTATCCGCCAAAATCCTTGCTAGCGCCTCCCGAGAACAGGGCCCGAGATAAGCATTGTGGCTATCATGAGGATCATGGCCATACCACTGAAAACTGTTTCTCCCTCAAGATGTTCATAGAAGACCAGATAAAGAAGGGAAGCATGAACCAGTATCTTCAAAGGGGGTCAAATGACAAAGACAGGGCCCCGGGAAGAGGCAAAAATGTGGTGAATGTTGTTTTCAGAGGCACAACTTCTCCACCTCGGAGCCCGGACCGGGAGAACGATGTGATGATGATCCAGACTCTGGATGATGAGCCAATCTGCTTCTCTTATTCTGATTATGAGGGGCTCGATCCGGACCACAACTTGGCATTGGTGGTGACCCTCGATGTCGCAAACAACGAGGTAAAAAGAATTTTAGTTGACAACGGTTCCTCTGCTAATATTGTATTCGAGCACACACTTAACAGGATGGAGCTCGGCCACCTCCGAATGGACCCCTGTCTTGAAGATCCCTTGTACGGATTTGGGAACACGATGATTCCAATCCGGGGCATCATTTATCTCCCCATCATCTTTGGAACCGCACCCCGGCAGGTCTCTCATATGATGAAGTTCTATGTGATAAGCGCAACCTCCTCATACAACATGATCCTTGGAAGGCCCACTATCACCAAGCTCAGGGCAATCCCCTCAACTATTCACTTAAAACTCAAATTCCCCACCCCGGGAGGTGTTGGAGAATTGAAAGGAGACAGGGAAATGGCAGGGAGATGCTATGGTCAAGCCCTGGTCATGACAGAAACGGAACCAAAAAATAGAAGAAGATAATGTCCCTACCCAAGGGACAAAGCAGAAAGAAGCATCGAGACCACCTTAGTAAAAGAGCCCGCTTGGATGTGAATATGATTGAAGACTCCGAATACAGCGTAACCAACGCTGATGCCCGGATTCAGAAATTTGTAGAGAGCAAGGAGAAGACAAAGGTAGAACCTGCCCAACAGACAATCGAGGTGGATTTGGAACCCGGGAACCCCACCCGAAAACTCAAAATTGGAAAAGGCATGGAAACCACATTCCAGAAGGAACTTATCGATCTGTTAAAGGAATACACTGACGTGTTCGCCTGGTCCTTGGAAGACATGTCGGGGATCGATGAATCCGTGGCCATGCACAGCCTGGACGTAGATCCAAAGCAAAAACCAATCAAGCAAAAACGAAGGAACTTTGCCCCTGAGAGACAGCAGGCAATCGACCAAGAAGTTGAAAAGTTGTTACAGGCAGACATAATCTGTGAAATTAAGTATCCGGATTGGCTAGCAAACGTTGTGCTAGTCAAGAAACCCAATGGAAAATGGCGAATGTGTGTGGATTATACAAGCCTCAATTCGGCGTGTCCTAAAGACTCCTACCCCCTGCCCAACATTGACCAGCTGATAGACGCAACCTCGGGCCATGTaatgctaagcttcatggatgcTTTCTCGGGATACAACCAGGTCAAGATGAATCCAGCAGACATCGCGAAGACGACATTCATTACACACCGGGCTATATACGCTTTTGTTATGATGCCGTTTGGGTTAATCAACGCCGGGGCAACATACCAAAAAATGATGAATACCATCTTCAAAAATCAGCTGGGTAGGAACATGGAATcttatgttgatgatatgatcTCTAAGTCGGTCACAATCCCAGACCATATCCAGGACCTCAGGGAATGTTTCAATAATTTGAGGAAGTATAACATGAAACTGAACCCAGAAAAATACACATTCGGGGTCCCCTTCGGGAAGTTTCTCGGTTTTCTGGTCAGTGAACGAGGAATAGAAGCCAACCCGGAAAAAATCAAAGCTATAATGGAAATGACAGTACTTCAGACTCAAAAGGATATTCAGAAGCTTGCAGGATGCTTAGCAGCCCTTCGAAGATTTATCCCAAAATTAGCAGAAAGGTGCTTGCCTTTCTTTGGGCTGTTAAAAGGAGCCCAGAATAAAAAGCTGATCGACTGGACCCCGGATTGCCAAACAGCGTTTGAGGAAGTCAAGCGACACATGATGAACCCACCTACTCTGTCAAAAGCAAAGCCCTGGGAGCCTCTTTATCTCTACATTGCGGTCGGAGAAAGAGTGGTATCTTCTGCACTCATCCGGGAGAAAAATGGTTCACAGAGCCCGGTATACTATATAAGTCAAGTCCTGAAAGATGCTGAAACCCGGTATCCAAACTTGGAAAAATTTATACTGGCTCTTGTGCACTCGAGCAGGAAGCTTAGGCAATATTTCCAAGGCCGGGAAATCAGGGTAATCACTAATCAACCACTTCACAAAATCATCCATAAGCCAGACGCTTCTGGGAGATTAGTCAATTGGGCAATTGAATTGAGCCAGTTCAATATCAGATTTGTCCCAAGGACAACTATAAAGGCCCAGAGACATTTAAACTCCAATCCGGAGAAGAAAAGGAGGCTAGCAACCGAGAGTCTTGGACACTACATGTTGATGGTTCAGGAACAGCCGAGAGGTCCGGAGCTGGCCTGATCCTTTCCAGCCCGGGAGGATTCACGATTCAGCAGGCCATAACCTTTGCCTTCaaagcaacaaacaaccaggctGAATATGAAGCTCTCCTCTCCGGACTCAGGTTAGCTAAATCCCTTGGGGTAAGGAGTTTAACCCTTTATAGTGATTCTCAGATTGTGGTAAGACAAACCAATGGTGAATATATTGCAAAAGATCCCAAACTGGCCCGGTATCAGGAAATGGTAAGGGCAATCCTGGCGACCATCTCGAACCCGACCATCTTGCAGATAAACAGAGAAGAAAACACGAAGGCCGAAGAGTTGTCCAAGCTCGTTCAGAATACTTCAGATTTGACCAGCTCGGTTTACTTCGAAGAGCTCGGTGCCCCAACACCGATCGGCCCGAGGTATTATGTATCAGTAGCCCAGACAACTGGATGACTCCTTATATAGCTTATCTTAAGGACGGGATCCTTCCGGAAGACCTGAACAAGGCACGCTATCTCAAGTATAAGGTTGCCTGCTTCTTTTTAGAAGATAATCAGCTATACAGGCAAACCTTTTCTGCCCCGACTTTGAAATGTGTTGACCCGGACGAGGCGGATTATTGTCTCCGGGAGGTACACGAGGGAATCTACGGAGATCATTTAGCCGCTAAAGTTTTAGCCTACAAGGTCATCAGACAAGGCTACTATTGGCCCATAATCCACGCCGATTCAGTTGCCTACGTGAAAAAATGCAGCAAGTGCCAAAAATTCAGCAATGTACCGAAGCAAGGTTCAAGCCTCCCCGGGTCAGTTCTCTCCCCGATCCCATTCGCTGTCTGGGGAATTGACATCATGGGTCCTTTCCCTCGAGCAAAGGGAGACCTTCGTTATGTGCTGGTGGCGATCGATTACATGACTAAGTGGGCAGAAGCCAAGACTATGAGAACCATCAATCAGCAAGACTGTATCAAATTTGTAGATTCAATTGTGATGAGATTCGGAATACCGATGGTTTTAATCTCGGATAACGGGCCACAGTTCGTGGGTTCGAATTTTGAAGCCTATCTCAAAGAGCTCGGGATAAGGCACAGGAAAGCATCTGTGGCCCATCCGCAAGGAAATGGACAAGTCGAGGTCACAAACAGGACCATACTCCGGGGTTTGGAAAAAAGACTGGAAGATTCTAAAAAGAACTGGCCGGATGAACTCCCGAAGGTTTTATGGTCATACAGAACTACCTCCCTAACGGGAACCGGTGAGACTCCATTCAAGCTTGCCTATGGTACCGAGGCCCGGATACTTGTGGAAACCGGATCCCCCTCTCATAGAGTGGTCAACTTTGACGAGGTCTCCAACATAGAAGGCCTCAGAACCAACCTCGAACTCTTGGATGAAGTAAGAGACCGGGATGTAGAAAAAATGGAAAGCTACAAAGAAAAAACAAAGCTTTACTTTGCGAAGAAGGCCAAGATAAGAGAATATGTGGTGGGAGATCTAGTGCTCCGGGACACCGAAGCCTCAGACCCAACTAACCAAGGGAAACTACAGCCGAACTGGGAAGGCCCCTACATAGTCAAGGAAGTGCTCCGTCCGGGAACTTACAAGCTGAACTACCTCAGCGGGATCGAGGTTCCCAACACCTGGCACGGAACCCAgctaaggaaattctaccagtaAGAGAAAGGTGCACATTCTGGGAACACCTCTACATTTATACTATGATATTTTGATGTAAACGCTATTCCCATTCACCCCAGAATGTAATTTTTACTTTGGATATGAATGAAAAACTCTACTTTAAGCGTTCCATAATTTGAATCAATTTCATCATGTTGCTTATCTATTTACCCTCAGATTTAAAAACACAGTCCATGTGTACTTTGGAAATTTACCCCTACCCGGGGTCCTATAAGAACTCAACCCATGAGTACTTATAAAATATCTACAAGTTAAATTTTTTTTACCCCAACCCGGGGTCCgcaaaaacacagcccatgtgtcctttaaaaatttcaatcaAATGAAATTTTACCCCTACCCGGGGTCCTATAAAAACTCAACCCATGAGTACTTATAAAATTTCTACAAGTTAAATTTTTTTTACCCCAACCTGGGGTCCGCAAAAACACAACCCATGTGTCCTTTAAAAATTCCTGTCAAATGAAATTTTACCTCTACTCGGGGTCCTATAAAAACTCAACCCATGAGTACTTATAAATCTTCTacaagttaaatatttttaccccAACCCGGGGTCCGCAAAAACACATCCCATGTGTCCTTTAAAAGTTTCCTAACTCCCTAAGTTAGAAATTCAAATATACAAGTCAATAAAGAAGCAAAGAAAGAAAGGCATAACTACATTAAACAACCCCGGGGAAACACACCCCGGGTGCAAATCAAAGTCATCCAAATTACAGAAGATAAATTAGCCAAAAGGCTGAGTTCAGACAGTACTAAAAATAAAGAAACGAAAATTATATGCCAAGAAATGGCAAAGTCTTCAAGCTTCCGCTGCAGGCTCGGCAGGAGGAGAGGGAGGCTGCTCCGGATCACCTTCTGGAATCGGAGGATGCTGCACGAGCGGCGATCCGGGAGAAGGAGGGATGTTACTAGACATTCCGCCACCAGACTCCATTGCCCGGATAGCTTCTTTCTCCTGCTCCAACCGGGTCTCCTCTTCAATATACCTCTCCAAGAAGACGTCGATAGTACCCTGAGGctctttgtaacacccccagatccggggtcggggatccgggtcgtcacggtctttctttccacaatatcacttcacttaattaataataaataaccttatgttgtgaccccacactaacacacaccacaacctgttatagtctcagagatgaaatttaaataagtacaagtctttgaatccacaatttaaaagttattacaacccaaaatgattacttgataaatttacagttaattgccatta is a window of Apium graveolens cultivar Ventura chromosome 11, ASM990537v1, whole genome shotgun sequence DNA encoding:
- the LOC141696434 gene encoding uncharacterized protein LOC141696434, which encodes MNRRIHDDDESPERRSSSRRDKRYKLDRQANYIQQSRGTPPRETYAESRKNERKPKTKKEPKPEPEWTPLNRPRADILREVKGKPFYYPPKSLLAPPENRARDKHCGYHEDHGHTTENCFSLKMFIEDQIKKGSMNQYLQRGSNDKDRAPGRGKNVVNVVFRGTTSPPRSPDRENDVMMIQTLDDEPICFSYSDYEGLDPDHNLALVVTLDVANNEVKRILVDNGSSANIVFEHTLNRMELGHLRMDPCLEDPLYGFGNTMIPIRGIIYLPIIFGTAPRQVSHMMKFYVISATSSYNMILGRPTITKLRAIPSTIHLKLKFPTPGGVGELKGDREMAGRCYGQALVMTETEPKNRRR